A single window of Microbispora hainanensis DNA harbors:
- a CDS encoding XRE family transcriptional regulator, which yields MSDTLRHALARARLGTVDVAAALEVDPKTVDRWLKGRVPYPRHRWALADMLQVDESDLWPDVAQPRRTISHEVKAVYPHRWAVPQNIWRRLFQGASREIDILTYSSLFLAEDTGMIRLLASRAEVGVKIRILLGDPDSPEVAARGAEEGIGADVMAARVRNALMLYRPLRKVDGVEVRLHRTTLYNSIYRADSELLVNVHAYGTAAAQAPVLYLTATRDEDSTAVYLTSLERVWATAEPLC from the coding sequence GTGAGCGACACCCTGCGCCATGCCCTTGCCCGGGCCAGACTCGGAACCGTCGACGTCGCCGCCGCCCTCGAAGTGGACCCCAAGACGGTCGACCGCTGGCTCAAGGGCCGCGTCCCCTACCCCCGCCACCGCTGGGCACTGGCTGACATGCTGCAAGTCGACGAGAGTGACCTGTGGCCCGACGTCGCCCAACCGCGGCGAACCATTTCCCATGAAGTGAAAGCCGTCTATCCCCACCGCTGGGCCGTACCGCAGAACATCTGGCGGCGGCTCTTCCAGGGCGCAAGTCGCGAGATCGACATCCTGACCTACAGCAGCCTGTTCCTCGCTGAGGACACCGGCATGATCCGCCTGCTCGCCAGCAGAGCCGAGGTAGGCGTGAAGATCCGCATCCTTCTCGGCGATCCGGACAGTCCCGAGGTGGCCGCCCGAGGAGCCGAAGAAGGCATCGGAGCCGACGTCATGGCCGCCCGAGTACGCAACGCCCTGATGCTGTACCGGCCGCTCCGGAAGGTCGACGGCGTGGAGGTCCGCCTCCACCGCACGACGCTCTATAACTCCATCTACCGGGCCGACAGCGAACTTCTCGTGAACGTCCACGCCTACGGCACCGCAGCGGCCCAAGCCCCCGTGTTGTACCTCACGGCCACCAGGGACGAAGACAGCACAGCCGTCTACCTCACCAGCCTCGAACGCGTCTGGGCCACAGCCGAACCGCTCTGCTGA
- a CDS encoding BPTD_3080 family restriction endonuclease, which produces MSDRVIENPIINSPYLPPSRHFEFDRHGVPGDIKEGRRPSSFFIPVPRARKRGAQGELDFPELGLDGDQIEENHFVNAIRRRVDRWRRSGYRDVTPTSRRLLEYWNDPDRDNRILFCQREAAETAIYLAEAVHKEGDSSIHNQLAAFNAEYNAGLNRIALKMATGSGKTVVMAMLIAWQTLNKVASPQDKRFAKRFLVVAPGLTIRDRLRVLLPEDEDNYYRMRDLIPADLYGSLSQAKIAITNYHAFQRRETKLGQGVARTTKDLLAGKSGAASPFLETPGQMVARVCRELGTSKSEVVVLNDEAHHCYRDRVDDPETGAEVDLAGEAKKEAAESVEEARVWFKGLQAVKRHLGVKAVYDLSATPFFLAGSGYKEGTLFPWVVSDFSLIDAIESGIVKIPRVPVDDNRTSVDVTYLQLWQNIRDQLPKRGRKDSMVNADYLPPALEGALRSLYDSYRKAFEAWEGSEAARQGDPPPVFIVVCNNTTVSKMVYDWIGGWDRQIDDETTVPVRGKLPLFSNVDEDGRWLHRPPTILVDSEQFEKGELTVEFRKALSHEIEEFKQEYARRFPGRSADDIDDAEILREVMNTVGKKGKLGEHVRCVVSVSMLTEGWDANTVTHILGVRAFGTQLLCEQVVGRGLRRRSYAVDENGFFTPEYADVYGVPFQFMPTAGQIVDPKIRVTRRVHAVSGREHAEIVFPRLVGYRIELPDEELDADFCEESNFRLFTDMIPTETLVAGVAGDTGDHTLEDLARKREQEVAYHLAERVMLGYLTDPDDRKPWLFPQIVHITKRWLAECVMYGPDTFVGLFLIAQISDQAARRIKDSILTTKGARQPRSLPIFRQFDHVGSTKEVDFFTTKQVFRTDERKSHVNFVVLDGAEGNTWEEKVSRILELDERVAAYVKNDHLSFSIPYTINGQTRQYLPDFLVRLAPLSAHDDEVRTLIVEVSGSHKPEDSTHEKAVTARDRWVPAVNNHGGFGRWSYCELKDPEKFGAHLNDAIQALYGGYGTSAQIGPDWGYDSTTSTISAGEGK; this is translated from the coding sequence GTGTCTGACCGTGTCATTGAGAACCCGATCATCAACTCGCCCTACCTCCCGCCCAGCAGACACTTCGAGTTCGACAGGCATGGCGTCCCCGGCGACATCAAGGAGGGGCGTCGTCCGAGCTCCTTCTTCATTCCGGTCCCCAGGGCGCGCAAACGCGGTGCCCAGGGCGAGCTGGACTTCCCGGAACTCGGTCTGGACGGCGATCAGATCGAGGAGAACCACTTCGTCAACGCCATCCGCCGCAGGGTGGACAGGTGGCGGCGGTCCGGCTACCGAGACGTGACCCCCACCTCTCGCCGCCTCCTCGAATACTGGAACGATCCCGACCGCGACAACCGGATCCTGTTCTGCCAGCGGGAGGCAGCCGAGACGGCGATCTACCTCGCGGAGGCCGTGCACAAAGAGGGCGACTCCTCCATTCACAACCAGCTCGCCGCATTCAATGCGGAGTACAACGCGGGCCTGAACCGGATCGCGCTCAAGATGGCGACGGGTTCCGGTAAGACGGTTGTAATGGCGATGTTGATCGCCTGGCAGACCCTCAACAAGGTCGCCAGCCCGCAGGACAAGCGCTTCGCTAAGCGCTTCTTGGTGGTCGCCCCTGGCCTGACCATCCGCGACCGGCTCCGGGTGCTGTTGCCTGAGGACGAGGACAACTACTACCGGATGCGGGACCTCATCCCGGCGGACCTGTACGGCTCGCTGAGCCAGGCGAAGATCGCAATTACGAACTACCATGCCTTCCAGCGCCGAGAGACCAAGCTCGGCCAAGGGGTAGCCAGGACCACCAAGGACCTACTGGCCGGCAAGTCCGGCGCCGCCAGCCCGTTCCTGGAGACGCCCGGTCAGATGGTCGCCCGCGTCTGCCGCGAGCTGGGCACCAGTAAGTCAGAGGTCGTCGTGCTTAACGATGAGGCCCACCACTGCTATCGGGACCGGGTTGACGACCCCGAGACCGGCGCCGAGGTCGACCTCGCCGGGGAGGCTAAGAAGGAGGCAGCCGAGAGCGTCGAGGAGGCGCGAGTCTGGTTCAAGGGGCTACAGGCGGTCAAGAGGCATCTGGGCGTTAAAGCGGTCTACGACCTGTCGGCCACCCCGTTCTTCCTGGCGGGCTCCGGCTATAAGGAGGGCACGCTCTTCCCCTGGGTGGTCAGTGACTTCTCACTGATCGACGCCATCGAGTCGGGCATCGTCAAGATTCCTCGGGTACCGGTGGACGATAACCGCACCTCGGTCGACGTCACTTACCTCCAGCTCTGGCAGAACATCCGCGACCAGCTCCCCAAGAGGGGGCGTAAAGATTCCATGGTCAACGCCGATTATCTGCCGCCCGCACTGGAGGGAGCGCTGCGCAGCCTCTACGACTCCTATCGCAAGGCGTTCGAAGCGTGGGAGGGCTCAGAAGCGGCCCGCCAGGGCGACCCGCCCCCCGTTTTCATCGTGGTTTGCAACAACACGACTGTCTCGAAGATGGTCTACGACTGGATCGGCGGCTGGGACAGGCAGATCGATGACGAGACCACCGTCCCGGTCCGCGGCAAGCTGCCGCTCTTCTCCAACGTGGACGAGGACGGCCGATGGTTGCACCGGCCACCCACCATCCTCGTTGACTCCGAGCAGTTCGAGAAAGGTGAGCTCACCGTCGAGTTCCGCAAGGCGTTGAGCCACGAGATCGAGGAATTCAAGCAGGAGTACGCCCGGCGTTTCCCCGGCCGCTCTGCGGATGACATCGATGATGCTGAGATCCTGCGGGAGGTGATGAATACCGTTGGCAAGAAGGGCAAGCTCGGCGAGCACGTTCGCTGTGTGGTCAGTGTCTCCATGCTCACCGAGGGCTGGGACGCCAACACCGTCACTCACATCCTCGGCGTGCGTGCTTTCGGTACGCAACTGCTCTGTGAGCAGGTGGTCGGTCGTGGCCTGCGCCGGCGCTCTTATGCGGTGGACGAGAACGGTTTCTTCACGCCTGAGTACGCCGACGTATATGGCGTGCCGTTCCAGTTCATGCCGACTGCTGGGCAGATCGTCGACCCGAAAATCCGGGTCACCCGCAGGGTTCACGCTGTCTCTGGGCGGGAGCACGCGGAGATCGTTTTCCCGCGGCTCGTCGGCTACCGGATTGAGCTACCAGACGAGGAACTGGACGCCGACTTCTGTGAGGAGAGCAACTTCCGCTTGTTCACGGACATGATCCCTACTGAAACCCTGGTCGCAGGGGTGGCAGGGGACACTGGGGACCATACGCTGGAGGACCTCGCCAGGAAGCGCGAGCAGGAGGTCGCATACCACCTCGCCGAGCGCGTGATGCTCGGTTATCTGACAGATCCGGACGACCGGAAGCCGTGGCTCTTCCCGCAAATCGTGCATATCACTAAGCGATGGCTGGCCGAGTGCGTCATGTACGGCCCGGATACCTTCGTCGGGTTGTTCCTGATCGCCCAGATCTCTGACCAAGCAGCACGTCGGATCAAGGACTCAATCCTCACGACCAAGGGCGCTCGTCAGCCCCGGTCGCTGCCCATCTTCCGGCAGTTCGATCACGTCGGCTCCACCAAGGAGGTGGACTTCTTCACCACGAAGCAGGTTTTCCGTACTGACGAGCGGAAGAGCCACGTCAACTTTGTGGTGCTCGACGGGGCCGAGGGCAACACGTGGGAGGAGAAGGTCTCCCGAATTCTGGAGCTGGACGAGCGCGTCGCTGCTTATGTGAAGAACGACCACCTCAGTTTCAGCATCCCATACACAATCAATGGACAGACCCGGCAGTACCTTCCTGACTTCTTGGTACGGCTGGCGCCGCTATCGGCGCACGACGACGAGGTACGCACGCTCATCGTCGAGGTGTCCGGCAGCCACAAACCCGAGGACTCCACACACGAGAAGGCCGTGACGGCTCGTGACCGCTGGGTCCCTGCGGTCAACAACCACGGTGGTTTCGGCCGATGGAGCTACTGCGAGCTAAAGGATCCGGAGAAGTTCGGAGCCCACCTGAACGATGCGATCCAGGCGTTGTACGGAGGCTACGGAACAAGCGCCCAGATCGGCCCCGACTGGGGCTATGACTCCACGACCTCAACGATCTCTGCTGGCGAAGGGAAGTAG
- a CDS encoding GntR family transcriptional regulator: MRTAPERRKAWLTGQRVSGKLAERLRERITTGVYPVGRALPSETALTAEFRVARNTVRRALRALEAEGLIVTVPSKGRLVQGADAPVDASYRYQLIARELRRRIERGDLGPGDLLPSEAELRWLYEASRNTVRQAFAELEREGLIVSRQGKGRFVRSDE; encoded by the coding sequence ATGCGCACCGCTCCTGAACGGCGCAAGGCGTGGCTGACGGGGCAGCGAGTCTCCGGCAAGCTGGCTGAGCGGCTGCGCGAACGGATCACGACGGGCGTCTATCCGGTGGGGAGGGCGCTGCCCTCGGAGACCGCTCTGACGGCGGAGTTCCGCGTTGCCCGCAATACGGTACGACGCGCATTGCGGGCCTTAGAGGCGGAGGGGTTGATCGTGACTGTCCCGTCGAAGGGGCGGCTTGTGCAAGGCGCTGACGCTCCGGTCGATGCCTCCTACCGGTATCAGCTCATCGCCCGCGAGTTGCGGCGGCGGATCGAGCGGGGCGACCTCGGCCCCGGAGACCTGCTGCCCAGCGAAGCGGAACTTCGCTGGCTGTACGAGGCGTCGCGCAACACCGTACGGCAGGCGTTCGCGGAGCTGGAGCGCGAAGGGCTGATCGTGTCCCGGCAGGGCAAGGGTCGGTTCGTCCGCTCCGATGAGTAG
- a CDS encoding site-specific DNA-methyltransferase, producing the protein MQPKKTSGPTVVESFTHEDKRTNIPTADSHELLDEEAATVAQLRYPRNPELDPQLVWMGKDEQDADDLVVDAPPIYIQEKINPRVLIENLRRTAERPEDEPELTLFDDFDGLSGFESVEYYQHEANWSNRMILGDSLQVMGSLAEKENLRGKVQMIYIDPPYGIKFGSNFQPFVGKRDVKDGKAEDVTREVEQIRAFRDTWKLGIHSYLGYLRDRLIVARDLLTASGSVFVQIGDENVHLVRSLLDEVFGVENFVSQITFLKTSSSTSEFGGIADYIVWYARDRSLMKYRQLFSLKTTAGSGGSGYTQVELPDGTRRPLTKDEVLSNGLLPVGSRIFSADNLTSQSAGREKGEGAASWFEVTLNGRKYDPGMKARWKTNEAGMARLLLAGRVLEPTKRGAKLSYLRYLDDFPAMPIGNVWTDTLGQNQFGGEKTYVVQTALPVVERCMLMTTDPGDLVLDPTCGSGTTAYVAEEWGRRWITIDTSRVSLALARYRIMGAKLPAYLLSDSREGQAQESKLTGQAPLPGPYKGDVRKGFVYKRVPHIMLSSIARNPDIKEGMSREEIEAAIRRHSEQELLYDQPYEDKKKVRVAGPFTVESLAPHKTITPAVQTRTEQAATELDASGFEQSVLENLAKAGVQNGRKGERLEFESLVPFAGELINAEGIQKTDEEGAPQRIAVSIGPRYGTVDPEWIRRAARESLKGIGFDLLIVCAFAFDPQALKTTEEFKPDPEEFASVQELRRLGKLPIQLVRMNSDLVMADVLKKTETGNLFMVFGEPDINIERTDEGVVVELLGVDVYDPMRGEIRSRGTGDIALWMIDTDYDGESFFVRNCYFTGGQKPYERLKKALKADIDEAAWEQLYTTRSQPFPLPSSGKIAVKVINHYGDDLTWLTFQDCR; encoded by the coding sequence ATGCAACCGAAGAAGACCTCCGGACCGACCGTCGTCGAGTCGTTCACGCACGAGGACAAGCGGACCAACATCCCGACCGCCGACTCCCACGAGCTTCTTGACGAGGAGGCTGCCACCGTCGCCCAGTTGCGCTATCCGCGCAATCCCGAGCTGGACCCGCAGCTCGTCTGGATGGGTAAGGACGAGCAGGACGCCGACGATCTGGTTGTGGATGCTCCGCCGATCTATATACAGGAGAAGATCAACCCGCGTGTTCTGATCGAGAATCTCCGCCGTACGGCGGAGCGTCCCGAGGACGAGCCCGAGCTCACGCTCTTTGACGACTTCGACGGCCTATCAGGCTTCGAATCGGTCGAGTATTACCAGCACGAGGCCAACTGGTCCAATCGGATGATCCTCGGCGACTCTCTCCAGGTCATGGGCTCGCTCGCGGAGAAGGAGAACCTGCGCGGCAAGGTCCAGATGATTTACATCGACCCGCCATACGGCATCAAATTCGGCTCGAACTTCCAGCCGTTTGTGGGAAAGCGCGATGTCAAAGACGGCAAGGCGGAGGATGTCACCCGTGAGGTCGAACAGATCAGGGCGTTCCGCGACACCTGGAAGCTGGGCATTCACTCTTATCTCGGCTACCTACGGGACCGCCTGATTGTTGCCCGTGACCTGCTCACCGCCTCGGGAAGCGTCTTCGTCCAGATAGGCGATGAGAACGTTCACTTGGTTCGTTCCCTCCTTGATGAAGTCTTTGGAGTCGAGAACTTCGTTTCACAAATTACGTTCCTGAAGACAAGCTCTTCTACCAGCGAGTTCGGTGGAATTGCTGACTATATTGTTTGGTATGCCCGTGATCGATCCCTCATGAAATACCGCCAGTTATTCTCGTTGAAGACCACGGCCGGGTCTGGTGGATCGGGATATACGCAGGTGGAGCTTCCTGATGGAACTAGGCGCCCTCTAACGAAGGATGAGGTGCTGAGTAATGGCTTGCTGCCAGTCGGTAGCAGGATATTCTCTGCAGATAATCTGACTAGCCAGAGTGCTGGTCGCGAGAAAGGTGAGGGGGCTGCATCCTGGTTCGAGGTGACTCTCAATGGAAGAAAGTACGATCCGGGAATGAAGGCTCGATGGAAAACCAATGAAGCTGGAATGGCTCGCCTCCTTTTGGCGGGGCGGGTCCTAGAGCCAACCAAGCGAGGCGCGAAGCTCTCTTACTTGCGGTATTTGGACGATTTCCCTGCCATGCCAATAGGGAACGTGTGGACCGATACGCTGGGGCAGAACCAGTTCGGCGGCGAGAAGACGTACGTGGTTCAGACGGCGCTTCCTGTAGTTGAGCGCTGCATGCTCATGACGACCGACCCCGGTGACCTCGTCCTCGACCCTACCTGCGGTTCCGGCACCACCGCCTATGTTGCCGAGGAGTGGGGACGCAGGTGGATCACCATCGACACCTCCCGAGTATCACTGGCTCTCGCTCGGTATCGGATCATGGGCGCCAAACTTCCTGCCTATTTACTTTCCGATTCCAGGGAGGGCCAGGCCCAGGAGTCCAAGCTGACAGGGCAGGCGCCGCTTCCCGGCCCTTACAAGGGTGACGTCCGCAAGGGATTTGTCTACAAGAGAGTCCCGCACATCATGCTCAGCTCGATCGCGCGCAACCCTGATATCAAGGAGGGGATGTCCCGAGAGGAAATCGAGGCCGCCATCAGGCGCCATTCAGAGCAGGAGCTTCTCTACGACCAGCCGTACGAGGACAAGAAGAAGGTCCGCGTGGCCGGGCCGTTCACCGTGGAGTCTCTGGCCCCGCATAAGACGATTACGCCGGCCGTGCAGACCAGGACGGAGCAGGCGGCGACGGAGCTGGATGCCTCCGGGTTTGAGCAGTCGGTTCTGGAGAATCTCGCCAAGGCGGGTGTGCAGAACGGCCGGAAGGGTGAGCGGCTGGAGTTTGAGTCACTGGTGCCGTTCGCCGGGGAGCTAATTAACGCCGAGGGTATCCAGAAGACGGACGAGGAGGGAGCGCCGCAGCGGATAGCGGTGAGCATCGGTCCCCGTTACGGCACCGTGGATCCGGAGTGGATTCGACGGGCGGCCCGCGAGTCGCTTAAGGGGATCGGTTTCGACCTTCTCATTGTCTGCGCCTTCGCCTTCGACCCCCAAGCGCTGAAGACGACCGAGGAGTTTAAGCCGGACCCGGAGGAGTTCGCCTCTGTCCAGGAGTTGCGGAGGCTCGGCAAGCTCCCGATCCAGCTGGTCCGGATGAACTCCGACTTGGTCATGGCAGACGTGCTGAAGAAGACCGAGACCGGCAACCTGTTCATGGTCTTCGGCGAGCCGGACATCAACATCGAGCGCACAGATGAAGGGGTGGTCGTTGAGCTCCTTGGCGTCGATGTATACGACCCCATGCGTGGTGAGATCCGGTCGAGAGGTACGGGTGACATCGCTCTCTGGATGATCGACACAGATTATGACGGGGAGTCATTCTTCGTCCGGAACTGCTACTTCACGGGCGGTCAGAAGCCATACGAACGGTTGAAGAAGGCTCTCAAGGCCGATATCGATGAGGCCGCGTGGGAGCAGCTGTACACGACCCGCTCCCAGCCGTTCCCGCTGCCCAGCAGTGGAAAGATCGCGGTCAAGGTGATCAACCACTATGGTGACGACCTGACTTGGCTCACGTTTCAAGATTGTCGCTGA